From Negativicutes bacterium:
CGTGAATTTCGGGACCGCTACCGCAATATTGATTTGCTCCTGATCGATGACATTCAATTCATCACCAAAAAAGAAGAGACGCAGACGGAATTTTTCCATACCTTCAATGCGCTTTATAACGCGAAAAAGCAAATCGTGATTGCCTGTGACCGGCCGCCCAAAGAAATCCCGGCTCTGGAAGACCGCATCCGCACCCGTTTTGAATGGGGAATGATTTGCGATATTCAACCACCGGATTTGGAAACGCGCGTCGCAATCCTGCAGGCCAAAGCAACGGAAGAATTCATGAATGTACCGGACGATGTGCTCTATTTTATCGCCTCCAATATCAAAAGCAATATTCGGGAATTGGAAAGCGCTCTGCTGCGGGTCAACGCCCGCTCCCTGCTGATGCGTCAGACCGTCACCATCGATTTTGTGAATGATACCCTGAAAGACACCATCAGCAATCAGAAAATCAAAGTAATTTCTATCGAATCCATTCAGGAGGAAGTCGCTCATCAATACAGTATCACGATCAATGACATGAAGGCGAAAACCAGAACAGCCAACATCACCTTTCCCCGCCAGGTGGCCATGTATCTCTGCCGCTCCCTGACCGATAATTCTTTGAAGAAAATCGGCGATGCCTTTGGCGGCAGGGATCATGCCACCGTGCTGCATGCGATTGAAAAAATTGATGAAGCACGCAATAATGACAGTAAATTTGACCGCCTCCTGCAGGAAATCGTCCAACAGATTCAAATTTAGAGCCGATTTTGCAATAAAAATGGAAAGAGGTAGAAATCGATGATTATCAGATTTGAAAAAGAAGACTTGTTATACGGTGTTTCGCTGGCCCAGCGTGTCGTTCCCGCCAAATATCCGCAAGCTTCCGTAACCGGCTTGCTGATCAAAACACTGGACCCGCAAACGGTGGAAATCACCGGCACCGATATGGAGCTTTCTCTGCAGGTTAAGATTCGTGCCGAAGTGGAAGAAGCCGGACAAGTTGTCCTGCCGGCGCGCTTTCTCTCTGATGTGATTCACCGTTTCCCGGAAGGAACCGTTTCCATGACGATGGCGCAGGGTGATTCTTTGGTTAAACTGACCGGCAATAAAATAAAAATGGATTTGCGCGGCATGGACCCGCTGGATTATCCGGTCCCTCCGGCTCTCTCCACTGAAAAAAGCTGGACAGTAACGCAGGATGTCTTGAAACGAGCCATCAACAAAGTCGGTTTTGCCATCTCACAGGACGAAGCCAGACCCGTGATGACCGGTATGCTCTTAAAATTGAGCAGCAGCGGGAATCGGGTCCTGGGCATGGATGGCTTCCGTCTGGCGGAATA
This genomic window contains:
- the dnaA gene encoding chromosomal replication initiator protein DnaA, whose protein sequence is MNELNTIWQSTLKKLETRLQKVVFETFITRLTPVNIYEDTIILNSSDPILQKFIQENYSKIICDSIRESTGLNLKVEIISPQVSHDQAMEPLEPIIPAGLREMPYNAMNPKYTFERFVKGKSNEFAHAAALRVAEAPGTTYNPFFIYGGVGLGKTHLMHAIGNHVYKNNPTARIVYIPFEHFLNEFIAAIRNDTTREFRDRYRNIDLLLIDDIQFITKKEETQTEFFHTFNALYNAKKQIVIACDRPPKEIPALEDRIRTRFEWGMICDIQPPDLETRVAILQAKATEEFMNVPDDVLYFIASNIKSNIRELESALLRVNARSLLMRQTVTIDFVNDTLKDTISNQKIKVISIESIQEEVAHQYSITINDMKAKTRTANITFPRQVAMYLCRSLTDNSLKKIGDAFGGRDHATVLHAIEKIDEARNNDSKFDRLLQEIVQQIQI